In one window of Pseudodesulfovibrio sediminis DNA:
- a CDS encoding toxin-activating lysine-acyltransferase, with protein MAGNKNRFWLVDLVAPFGGGEDILKELRENVFKGQKVKTVQPAQDGSGMAVVEW; from the coding sequence TTGGCAGGTAATAAAAACCGCTTCTGGCTTGTTGATCTTGTTGCGCCGTTCGGTGGGGGTGAAGATATTTTGAAAGAGCTTCGCGAAAACGTGTTCAAAGGGCAGAAGGTCAAGACCGTGCAACCGGCACAGGACGGCAGCGGCATGGCTGTTGTGGAGTGGTAA
- a CDS encoding beta-ketoacyl synthase chain length factor — protein sequence MKMSLLGMGLSTQLGGIAELRAVINDQLPRSSEARPANTEDLINYLPPRKLRRIDHFTRMGLLAAHRTLEDANQLAPLPDDMGIIISSGYGPSETTFDFLDSIIDDGAHLASPLSFSHSVHNIPAGVLSMMLGRPCPQTTICQLNEPVIAGLRTAALWLMEQRVTTVLFGAMDESTQLLIENGERLAQERGHPARQVGEGCAFFLLTKAAPSTIQVELNTAEPMAQDAFSMAPLWGDIPVVAAFDMVAATLLVRNGAPATLCRDGSATIRVSKA from the coding sequence ATGAAAATGTCCCTTCTCGGAATGGGCCTCTCCACCCAGCTGGGCGGTATAGCAGAACTAAGGGCGGTAATAAACGACCAACTGCCCCGATCATCCGAAGCGCGACCTGCCAACACCGAAGATCTGATCAACTACCTCCCTCCCCGGAAATTGCGGCGTATAGACCACTTCACCCGCATGGGGTTGCTCGCGGCTCACCGAACCTTGGAGGATGCAAACCAACTGGCACCACTCCCAGACGACATGGGTATCATCATAAGCTCGGGATACGGCCCGTCCGAAACCACATTCGACTTTCTGGACTCCATCATAGACGACGGCGCGCACCTTGCCTCGCCCCTCTCTTTCTCTCACTCGGTCCACAACATACCCGCAGGCGTCCTTTCAATGATGCTTGGGCGGCCCTGCCCACAAACAACCATCTGCCAGCTCAATGAACCGGTCATTGCCGGATTGAGGACAGCCGCTCTCTGGCTGATGGAGCAAAGGGTTACGACTGTCCTTTTCGGCGCCATGGATGAATCCACACAGCTTTTGATCGAAAATGGAGAACGGCTCGCACAAGAAAGGGGGCACCCCGCCAGACAGGTTGGTGAAGGATGTGCTTTCTTTCTGCTAACCAAAGCCGCCCCTTCCACCATCCAGGTAGAACTCAACACAGCGGAACCAATGGCCCAGGACGCATTCTCTATGGCCCCGCTCTGGGGCGATATCCCGGTTGTCGCAGCGTTCGACATGGTCGCGGCCACATTGTTGGTCAGAAACGGTGCCCCGGCCACATTGTGCCGGGATGGCTCCGCAACCATCCGAGTCTCGAAGGCATAG
- a CDS encoding toxin-activating lysine-acyltransferase gives MAGTKNRFWLVDLVAPFGGGEDILKELRENVFKGQKIKTVQLAPDGSGMTVVKL, from the coding sequence TTGGCAGGTACTAAAAACCGCTTCTGGCTTGTTGATCTTGTTGCGCCGTTCGGTGGGGGTGAAGATATTTTGAAAGAGCTTCGCGAGAATGTATTCAAAGGGCAGAAAATCAAAACTGTGCAACTTGCGCCTGATGGAAGTGGAATGACTGTTGTTAAATTGTAA
- a CDS encoding tetratricopeptide repeat protein → MTPTHTRLLWCKLQFSIVILVLCVNVAFAGQYEDACRHMAAGEYAEAYRIYHSLSLDGDTNAQFNLGMMALGSLVGNIRKESAVFWLKLAADSGHYHAQYVLSRLYDRGVGTPVNKQAANEYRGLAAEGKDPTALYDLGMAYILGAGLPQDEVKGVGYIKESANLGSPYSILQLALFYKNGVYVTKDISKYRKLIKSIEMFDIEGVNDEIRAIEREGN, encoded by the coding sequence ATGACTCCAACACACACTCGATTGCTTTGGTGTAAACTCCAATTCTCAATTGTAATTCTTGTTCTTTGCGTAAATGTAGCTTTCGCAGGCCAATATGAAGATGCCTGTAGGCATATGGCTGCTGGCGAATATGCTGAAGCATATAGAATATATCATTCACTGTCACTCGATGGCGATACAAACGCCCAATTTAATTTAGGAATGATGGCTCTGGGGAGTCTTGTCGGGAATATCAGAAAAGAAAGTGCCGTCTTTTGGCTTAAATTAGCAGCAGACAGTGGGCACTATCACGCTCAATATGTGCTTAGTAGATTATACGATAGAGGTGTTGGAACTCCAGTTAATAAACAAGCCGCGAATGAATATCGTGGATTGGCGGCCGAGGGCAAGGACCCAACAGCTTTGTACGACCTCGGAATGGCCTATATACTCGGGGCTGGGCTACCGCAGGATGAAGTGAAAGGTGTTGGGTATATAAAGGAATCTGCGAATCTTGGATCTCCTTATTCAATACTTCAATTGGCACTTTTTTACAAAAATGGAGTGTACGTAACAAAAGACATTTCCAAATATCGAAAATTGATCAAGAGTATCGAAATGTTCGATATCGAAGGTGTCAATGATGAAATCAGGGCAATAGAACGTGAGGGGAACTAA
- a CDS encoding toxin-activating lysine-acyltransferase codes for MVDHFSCDNLAFSKSPPIDIACSDEVEERLAAGASRLKPDDWKSGEQLWLVDLVAPFGGGEDILKELRENVLKGQKIKTVQMVPGGNGMTAVGGDW; via the coding sequence TTGGTTGACCACTTCAGCTGCGACAATTTAGCCTTTTCAAAAAGCCCCCCCATTGATATTGCTTGTTCCGACGAGGTCGAGGAACGACTGGCCGCTGGAGCCAGCCGGCTCAAGCCCGATGATTGGAAGTCGGGCGAACAGCTCTGGCTTGTTGATCTTGTTGCGCCGTTCGGTGGGGGTGAAGATATTTTGAAAGAGCTTCGCGAGAATGTGCTCAAGGGGCAGAAGATTAAAACGGTGCAGATGGTTCCTGGTGGGAATGGGATGACTGCTGTTGGTGGTGATTGGTGA
- a CDS encoding HD-GYP domain-containing protein, protein MRNNNRTQYRISVDQLQPGVFIRLEKTNWFDHPFLFSHFKIKDAEQIKLIKNLGITHVLCLPEKCDVLPLSPAKAKKAKVIEPDKALSQEIIDHLWDIKRERTRRLKEKKNHIALCEERFLTCIKTFDSILAGVLGGTLESVEQASAFVDRLTTYFVEDRESTLHLMNVKAKEEATYSHSMNVAILSMIVGKESGLSPGEMHALGLGALFHDIGKERIDKKILKKRGALTRPEQDIMEQHPAFGAGLLAEIHLFPQAVTRIVAQHHERMDGSGYPEKLADDQIDKLARIVAVANGYDNHCNHADPLESLTPYLALSYMFGQQKHLYDVEVLAMFIRCLGVYPPGTVVELSNGAIGMVMAVNPKNQLNPSVVLYDPDVPKKEALIVDLADEPDLRVEKSIRLAQLPKEVHDYLSPRARITYYVDPTGQ, encoded by the coding sequence ATGCGGAATAACAACAGAACACAATATCGAATCTCGGTAGATCAACTACAGCCAGGGGTTTTCATCCGACTGGAAAAAACCAACTGGTTTGACCACCCTTTTCTGTTCAGCCATTTCAAGATCAAGGACGCAGAGCAGATCAAGCTCATAAAAAACCTTGGTATTACGCATGTCCTCTGCCTTCCAGAAAAATGCGACGTCCTGCCCCTGAGTCCCGCAAAAGCGAAAAAGGCCAAGGTTATTGAGCCGGACAAGGCGCTCTCACAGGAAATTATTGACCACTTATGGGATATCAAGAGAGAGCGTACCCGTCGACTTAAAGAGAAGAAAAATCATATAGCCCTGTGTGAAGAGCGATTCTTAACCTGCATCAAGACCTTTGACTCAATCCTGGCTGGCGTTCTCGGCGGCACTCTCGAATCCGTTGAACAAGCCTCTGCCTTTGTGGATCGTCTGACCACTTATTTTGTGGAGGATCGTGAATCCACCCTCCACCTCATGAATGTCAAGGCCAAGGAGGAGGCGACCTATTCCCATTCCATGAATGTGGCCATTCTCTCCATGATCGTGGGCAAGGAGTCGGGATTATCTCCCGGCGAAATGCACGCGCTCGGCCTTGGGGCGCTTTTCCATGACATCGGCAAAGAACGTATCGACAAAAAGATTCTCAAGAAGCGCGGCGCACTGACCCGCCCGGAGCAGGATATTATGGAGCAACACCCTGCTTTCGGCGCAGGATTGTTGGCCGAGATCCACCTGTTCCCGCAAGCAGTGACCCGCATCGTGGCCCAGCATCACGAACGGATGGATGGTTCCGGCTATCCCGAAAAACTCGCAGACGATCAGATCGACAAGCTTGCCCGCATCGTGGCCGTGGCAAATGGCTACGACAACCATTGCAATCATGCCGATCCCCTGGAGTCACTCACGCCCTACCTGGCGCTCTCATACATGTTCGGGCAGCAGAAACACCTCTACGACGTGGAAGTGCTCGCCATGTTCATCCGTTGCCTGGGCGTCTATCCTCCCGGCACCGTGGTGGAGCTGTCCAACGGCGCCATCGGCATGGTCATGGCCGTGAATCCCAAGAACCAGCTCAATCCGAGCGTGGTCCTGTATGATCCCGACGTCCCCAAGAAGGAAGCGCTCATCGTTGATCTGGCGGACGAGCCGGACCTGAGAGTGGAAAAATCCATCCGTCTGGCGCAACTGCCGAAAGAGGTGCACGACTACCTCTCACCACGGGCACGGATCACCTATTACGTGGACCCCACAGGGCAATAA
- a CDS encoding phosphopantetheine-binding protein has translation MDLKEQIKATLVKELDLIDINPAEIDDEAPLFGDEGLGLDSLDAVEIVVLIHKFFKAEIQDMEQGQKALQSINSLTAFIQENQ, from the coding sequence ATGGATTTAAAAGAACAAATCAAAGCGACTTTGGTAAAAGAACTCGACCTGATAGATATAAACCCTGCTGAAATTGATGACGAGGCCCCCCTGTTCGGCGATGAAGGATTGGGCCTGGACTCTCTGGACGCGGTGGAAATAGTTGTGCTGATACACAAATTTTTCAAGGCTGAAATCCAAGACATGGAACAGGGCCAAAAGGCGCTCCAGTCGATCAATTCACTCACCGCTTTCATTCAGGAAAATCAGTAA
- a CDS encoding DUF5684 domain-containing protein yields MDIAGLPKMACLIMFLPFVNILFFIYIFNRVGIRFGLSKWLSIFLSVFPFVLVCLTGFMKAKKYDG; encoded by the coding sequence ATGGATATCGCAGGGCTGCCCAAAATGGCCTGTTTAATAATGTTTCTGCCTTTTGTTAACATTCTGTTTTTTATTTATATTTTTAACCGAGTTGGTATTCGTTTTGGCTTGAGTAAATGGCTGTCAATTTTTTTGTCCGTGTTTCCATTTGTCCTTGTATGTCTAACTGGCTTTATGAAGGCCAAAAAATACGACGGATAG
- a CDS encoding lysophospholipid acyltransferase family protein yields the protein MAGRPLAYCMLFFVVPFYTLRPNIRRRSAEYRRRRFGDRGALGQFVDCFKLHMEFGKMLVDRAVMGILGQFSLDASPEDFQTLVDLAAQGRGLILITGHVGCWQLGMSVLNKIDGPKAIVMYNNRKDVDKHYYEHDDGNEHPGFSIIDPRSAMGGTLEMMTVLKQAGLLCIMGDRSFGSTKNVVDVDFMGGTIPLPISAYKLASNLNVPIVVTFSHRTGAGYGRIWISRVIDVPENMGRNAQIYQPYAQCFAKGLEEFTEHHPWQFYNFYNMWEKEE from the coding sequence TTGGCAGGCCGTCCCCTGGCCTATTGCATGCTCTTCTTTGTGGTGCCCTTCTACACCCTGCGTCCAAATATCCGCCGCCGTTCAGCTGAATATCGCCGTCGCAGATTCGGAGACAGGGGGGCCCTCGGCCAGTTTGTTGATTGCTTCAAACTGCATATGGAATTCGGCAAGATGCTCGTGGACCGTGCGGTTATGGGCATACTCGGCCAGTTTTCTCTCGATGCATCCCCCGAAGATTTCCAGACTCTTGTCGACCTCGCGGCCCAAGGGCGCGGTCTCATATTGATCACCGGGCACGTCGGGTGCTGGCAGCTCGGCATGTCAGTCCTCAACAAGATCGATGGCCCCAAAGCCATCGTCATGTACAACAACCGCAAGGATGTGGACAAACACTACTACGAGCATGACGATGGAAACGAGCATCCAGGGTTTTCCATTATCGATCCACGCTCTGCCATGGGCGGCACACTGGAAATGATGACCGTCCTCAAACAGGCTGGGCTCCTCTGCATCATGGGCGACCGAAGCTTCGGCAGCACCAAAAACGTCGTTGATGTGGACTTCATGGGTGGCACTATCCCTCTCCCCATAAGCGCATACAAACTCGCTTCCAACCTCAATGTCCCCATCGTCGTGACTTTCTCGCACCGCACCGGTGCTGGGTATGGACGAATCTGGATTTCAAGGGTAATTGATGTCCCCGAGAACATGGGGAGAAATGCCCAGATATATCAACCCTACGCTCAATGCTTTGCCAAAGGGCTGGAGGAATTCACCGAACACCACCCCTGGCAATTCTACAATTTTTACAACATGTGGGAAAAAGAAGAATAA
- a CDS encoding sigma-54 dependent transcriptional regulator yields the protein MSAKTVLFIAEPQSVTGIFPTLQQAGLQAGLADNLMGALGFIKKSNPCLIFCRPELQGFDAKAFLQKAQTIEGFPPVVIFSGSGNAEAATEFLELGARDYWIEPLIWEKIKLLIPEDVPEPAVEPEPAVVKTAVPSPSSHGKFRIIGRHNAVLRVLALARQVAGSKATVLISGESGTGKEMFARYLHHNSNRTDKPFVAINCAALPEHLLESELFGHEKGAFTGAINRKLGKFELADGGTILLDEITEMDLGLQAKLLRVLQESEFDRVGGVETVKIDVRVLATTNRDIETTVNEGKFRQDLFYRLNVIPLALPPLKERGDDVLLLAEYFTNKFTATYGLGQLAFAEDVKDWLMSYGWPGNVRELQNLMERAVLLAGEGPIQTRHFLMGDEQWTPDDLGQVDADQQAASEAAAPSSPDEALSVMPLHEMEKRLILKSLEETTGNRTRAAELLGISVRTLRNKLNEYKKQGVEV from the coding sequence ATGTCGGCTAAAACAGTACTTTTCATCGCGGAACCCCAGTCCGTCACCGGGATATTTCCCACCTTGCAGCAAGCCGGGCTACAGGCCGGGCTGGCCGACAACCTCATGGGTGCGCTCGGGTTCATCAAGAAGTCGAATCCCTGTCTTATCTTTTGCCGTCCCGAACTTCAGGGGTTTGATGCCAAGGCCTTTCTCCAGAAGGCGCAGACCATTGAAGGCTTTCCTCCGGTGGTGATTTTTTCCGGGTCCGGCAATGCCGAGGCGGCCACGGAGTTCCTTGAGCTTGGTGCCCGCGATTACTGGATCGAGCCGCTCATCTGGGAGAAGATCAAATTGCTCATCCCCGAAGACGTGCCGGAACCGGCTGTCGAACCGGAACCCGCTGTGGTCAAAACAGCTGTGCCTTCACCGTCTTCTCATGGGAAATTTCGGATCATCGGCCGTCATAACGCCGTGCTGCGAGTGCTCGCCCTGGCTCGCCAGGTGGCTGGCAGCAAGGCGACGGTACTAATCTCCGGCGAATCCGGCACAGGTAAGGAGATGTTCGCCCGTTACCTGCATCATAATTCGAATCGGACGGACAAACCCTTTGTCGCAATCAACTGCGCGGCCCTGCCGGAACATCTGCTGGAATCGGAATTGTTCGGTCATGAAAAAGGCGCGTTTACCGGTGCCATTAATCGCAAGCTCGGCAAGTTCGAGCTGGCTGACGGCGGCACTATTCTTCTTGATGAAATCACGGAGATGGACCTGGGGCTTCAGGCCAAACTGTTGCGCGTGCTTCAGGAGTCCGAGTTCGACCGTGTGGGCGGAGTGGAAACAGTCAAGATCGATGTGCGTGTGCTGGCCACCACCAACAGGGATATCGAGACCACGGTGAACGAGGGCAAGTTCCGACAGGATCTGTTTTATCGTCTCAATGTGATTCCGCTTGCTCTGCCGCCGCTCAAGGAGCGTGGAGACGACGTCCTTCTGCTGGCTGAATACTTCACCAACAAATTTACAGCTACCTATGGACTGGGACAGCTCGCCTTTGCCGAGGATGTCAAGGATTGGCTCATGTCCTACGGCTGGCCGGGCAATGTGCGCGAGCTCCAGAACCTCATGGAGCGTGCCGTGCTGCTGGCCGGGGAAGGCCCTATACAGACCAGGCATTTTCTCATGGGCGATGAGCAGTGGACCCCCGATGATCTCGGTCAGGTCGACGCTGATCAGCAGGCCGCGAGCGAGGCCGCGGCACCGTCTTCACCGGATGAAGCGTTGTCGGTCATGCCGCTTCACGAGATGGAGAAGCGGCTCATTCTCAAGAGTCTTGAGGAGACCACCGGGAATCGTACCCGTGCGGCGGAGCTGCTCGGGATTTCCGTTCGTACCCTCAGGAACAAACTCAATGAATATAAGAAACAAGGTGTTGAAGTATAA
- a CDS encoding substrate-binding periplasmic protein, which produces MQVIIYPPLAYEENGELKGVAPEVVKAIQAIVGDSNPIKAAPWLRAYEATKDESMQALFAIVRIPKREKLFKWVGPIFEEGDYFFKRKGEPIVLHSLDDAKKVERIAVRKDGYTHQTLTANGFTNLDISPSYESSYRKLDEGRVDLVLMGERTYYYMLKDAGLDPTKFERTNIRFAESGAWLAFSRDIPDETIAKWQRALDSLKVDGSFDAIMEHNFRH; this is translated from the coding sequence ATGCAGGTCATCATCTACCCTCCTCTCGCATACGAGGAAAATGGTGAACTCAAAGGCGTCGCCCCTGAAGTTGTGAAAGCAATCCAAGCCATTGTTGGCGACTCCAATCCGATCAAGGCCGCGCCTTGGCTTCGTGCTTATGAAGCGACCAAGGACGAATCCATGCAGGCCCTTTTTGCCATTGTTCGCATCCCCAAACGCGAAAAACTCTTCAAATGGGTCGGCCCTATCTTTGAAGAAGGTGATTATTTCTTTAAAAGAAAAGGTGAGCCGATTGTGCTGCACTCTCTGGATGACGCCAAAAAAGTTGAGCGCATCGCTGTTCGAAAGGATGGCTATACACATCAGACACTCACGGCCAATGGATTCACCAATCTGGACATCAGCCCTTCATATGAATCCAGCTACAGAAAACTCGACGAAGGCAGGGTTGACCTCGTTCTCATGGGTGAGCGGACATACTATTACATGCTGAAAGATGCCGGGCTTGATCCGACAAAATTCGAACGGACCAACATCCGGTTTGCCGAGTCCGGCGCCTGGCTCGCATTTTCACGAGATATACCGGATGAGACCATCGCCAAATGGCAGCGAGCCTTGGACAGCCTCAAAGTGGACGGCAGTTTTGATGCGATCATGGAGCACAACTTCCGACACTAG
- a CDS encoding DUF2721 domain-containing protein has product MQMTVTTPALLFPAISLFMLAFTNRFLSLGGRIRSLHDQYRESMDDSVRAQIENLRRRVYMIRHMQGYGVMAMLSCIFSMVCISLDQYMAGQILFGASLIFLIISLVVSFMEIRISVNALDILLNDMKANQPQKKTPTK; this is encoded by the coding sequence ATGCAAATGACCGTAACGACCCCGGCCCTGCTTTTCCCTGCCATTTCACTGTTCATGCTGGCCTTCACCAATCGATTCCTGTCCTTGGGTGGACGCATACGCAGCCTGCACGACCAGTACCGTGAATCCATGGACGATTCCGTCCGTGCTCAGATCGAGAATCTCCGCCGACGCGTATACATGATCCGACACATGCAGGGATATGGCGTCATGGCCATGCTGAGCTGCATTTTTTCCATGGTCTGCATTTCCCTGGATCAATACATGGCTGGTCAGATCCTGTTTGGAGCCAGTCTTATTTTCCTGATCATATCCCTTGTCGTCTCGTTCATGGAAATCCGTATCTCCGTGAATGCTCTCGATATTCTGCTCAACGACATGAAGGCCAACCAGCCACAAAAAAAGACCCCGACCAAATGA
- a CDS encoding beta-ketoacyl-[acyl-carrier-protein] synthase family protein, which translates to MPQAGASIIGVGCICAAGETIDHCIESMFRGEGAPSAPTHFSCEHPVSYPVFEVPDTALADSNTYVSRSVQLLERAFADALTGAHLSSHDLAPFNVGVCIGTSVGASLNFIDFYRERKQGKTPDLEPIHRYLTSNPSQYLARKYGFNGPHQTVVNACSSGADAIGIGAAWVRHGLCDIVVTGGTDELSPISYNGFVRLMISSPEACKPFDAHRKGLNLGEGAGVLILATDKTAKALSCAQRGMLLGYGTCGDAHHLTAPHPEARGLNMALDAALGQAHLDASQIDCINVHGTGTPANDTVEGVVLAQRFPDTPFSATKGFTGHTLGAAGAIEAAFTLACMERGELPPSKGHAETDPAIGRSPVKTRTQLSANYGLSQSLAFGGNNSVLIIQGGPRS; encoded by the coding sequence ATGCCTCAGGCGGGAGCGTCCATCATCGGGGTCGGGTGCATATGCGCAGCCGGAGAGACCATTGACCATTGTATCGAGTCCATGTTCCGAGGAGAAGGGGCCCCCAGTGCTCCGACTCACTTCTCGTGTGAGCATCCTGTCTCCTACCCTGTCTTTGAAGTACCAGATACAGCACTCGCCGACTCGAACACATATGTCAGTCGCTCGGTCCAACTCCTTGAACGTGCTTTCGCCGACGCCTTGACTGGTGCACACCTCTCATCACACGACCTCGCGCCCTTTAATGTTGGCGTGTGCATAGGCACTTCAGTAGGGGCATCGCTGAACTTCATTGATTTCTATAGAGAGAGAAAACAGGGGAAGACACCGGATCTTGAGCCTATTCACCGCTATCTCACAAGCAATCCGTCACAATATCTTGCCCGCAAATATGGTTTCAACGGCCCCCATCAAACGGTGGTGAATGCCTGCTCTTCGGGTGCAGACGCCATCGGTATTGGTGCGGCCTGGGTTCGCCATGGCCTCTGTGACATCGTGGTGACAGGAGGTACCGACGAACTCAGCCCCATATCTTATAACGGATTTGTCCGCCTCATGATCAGTAGCCCGGAGGCATGTAAACCCTTCGATGCGCACCGCAAGGGGCTCAATCTCGGAGAAGGGGCTGGCGTACTCATACTCGCCACCGATAAAACCGCCAAAGCACTCTCCTGCGCTCAACGAGGTATGCTTTTGGGATACGGAACCTGTGGCGATGCACACCATCTCACCGCCCCCCACCCAGAAGCGCGTGGACTCAACATGGCTTTGGACGCGGCCCTCGGCCAAGCACATCTGGATGCCTCCCAAATCGATTGCATCAATGTCCACGGTACTGGTACTCCGGCCAATGACACTGTGGAAGGGGTGGTCCTTGCTCAGCGGTTTCCAGACACTCCATTTTCCGCCACCAAAGGATTCACCGGCCATACTCTCGGCGCAGCTGGTGCCATCGAGGCAGCCTTTACGCTGGCGTGTATGGAACGGGGTGAACTCCCACCAAGCAAAGGGCATGCCGAAACCGACCCTGCCATCGGTCGCAGTCCGGTCAAGACGAGGACACAACTTTCAGCCAACTATGGCCTTTCCCAATCACTGGCCTTTGGCGGCAATAATTCAGTCCTCATCATTCAGGGAGGGCCTCGCTCATGA
- a CDS encoding AMP-binding protein, producing MDALSLTASDIQEMLSSLLMAQLSYDSRMQFAKGASLPAHFVPSPDTIPDFDSALKTIGAMFHAPQLDNTDTASLAELTNALFEHWRDNGDKITFFTSGSTGAPKPSTHDYDLHVQETIALAEIFRDRKRIVSYVPRHHIYGFLFSILLPKVMGVEVRWEAPQPFPGMTSSLRDGDLIVAFPLLWEKLTEMHATFGHGLHGATSTGPCSAQVITSLKAHGLDRMYEIYGSSETGGIGYRTSPQDNYTLLPHWKKTDSDSVLLRPHSDEDLHRYELQDLLKWQKDTFIPERRTDNAVQVAGINVYPSRVRAALLEHPDVDDCAVRLMRPDEGQRLKIFIVLAKNAQEDMDASLRKWAKERLSPHEQPMIWTFGPKLPVNSLGKQTDW from the coding sequence ATGGACGCTCTTTCACTGACCGCCAGCGATATTCAGGAGATGCTCTCCAGTTTACTTATGGCACAGCTCTCGTACGATTCTCGTATGCAGTTTGCCAAAGGCGCGAGCCTTCCCGCTCATTTTGTACCCTCCCCTGACACGATCCCGGACTTCGACTCTGCCCTCAAGACCATCGGCGCCATGTTTCATGCGCCTCAGCTTGACAACACAGACACAGCTTCGCTTGCAGAACTGACCAATGCACTCTTTGAGCATTGGCGAGACAACGGAGATAAGATCACCTTTTTCACCTCTGGCAGTACCGGTGCCCCCAAGCCCTCAACTCATGATTATGATCTTCACGTTCAGGAAACGATTGCCCTTGCCGAGATTTTTCGAGACCGAAAACGCATTGTCAGCTATGTGCCCAGACATCACATTTACGGATTCCTCTTTTCCATCCTGCTCCCCAAGGTAATGGGAGTCGAAGTGCGCTGGGAAGCCCCCCAGCCCTTTCCGGGCATGACCTCGTCCCTGAGAGATGGCGACCTCATCGTGGCCTTCCCTCTGCTCTGGGAAAAACTGACGGAGATGCACGCCACATTCGGCCATGGCTTGCACGGAGCGACCTCAACCGGCCCTTGTTCGGCGCAAGTGATCACCTCGCTCAAAGCACATGGCCTCGACCGGATGTACGAGATCTACGGGTCTTCGGAAACAGGGGGTATTGGCTACCGGACTTCCCCGCAGGACAATTACACTTTGCTCCCGCACTGGAAGAAAACCGACAGCGATTCTGTCCTGCTCCGTCCTCATTCCGATGAGGATCTGCACCGCTATGAGTTACAAGACCTCCTGAAATGGCAAAAGGATACATTCATTCCCGAACGGCGAACCGACAATGCCGTGCAGGTGGCGGGCATAAACGTGTACCCGTCCAGAGTCCGTGCAGCGCTTCTGGAGCACCCGGATGTGGATGACTGCGCCGTCCGGCTTATGCGGCCGGACGAAGGGCAGCGCCTCAAGATCTTTATTGTATTGGCAAAGAATGCACAGGAAGACATGGATGCCTCGCTCCGTAAATGGGCTAAAGAACGCCTATCCCCACACGAACAGCCCATGATCTGGACCTTTGGCCCAAAGCTCCCTGTGAATAGCCTCGGCAAACAAACTGACTGGTAG